The following are from one region of the bacterium genome:
- a CDS encoding phage holin family protein, with protein sequence MQFILRLLITACTIFGVAYLSEGRLVAVDSFWPTAVLAALVLGLANAVVKPVVKLLTLPITCLTLGLFLLVINAGMLYLVDWVVPGFRTVGFLPTVLASLVIAFISGIGGKLVDRDDKRRDRD encoded by the coding sequence GTGCAGTTCATCCTGCGCCTTCTGATCACGGCCTGCACGATCTTCGGCGTTGCCTACCTGTCCGAGGGCCGGCTCGTCGCCGTCGACAGCTTCTGGCCGACGGCGGTGCTCGCCGCGCTCGTGCTGGGCCTGGCCAACGCGGTCGTCAAGCCCGTCGTCAAGTTGCTGACGCTGCCGATCACCTGTCTCACGCTCGGGCTCTTCCTGCTGGTGATCAATGCCGGCATGCTCTACCTGGTCGACTGGGTCGTGCCTGGCTTTCGGACCGTGGGCTTCCTGCCGACCGTGCTGGCCTCGCTGGTGATCGCGTTCATCAGCGGCATCGGCGGCAAGCTCGTCGACCGCGATGACAAGCGACGCGATCGCGACTAG